cactttttggtgttttttccaAACCTCGAATAacagctgtatatttttcctcacttcgttattttgtcaatgatgataaattcatgtttttattaaatatttggtgatTATTCTTTAATGGCATATTAAAGTACtagcttagacctacaatttgagctattatggttgcggctaaattaatttttaaaagcagatatggaatgattagtactggatagagctgcaactgattaatcgattaggtgcttgaagcaaatgcaaaaattcacgattggattaatcgactcgaattgattgaagggaaatattctacagggtgtcccataagtctccatacaaaggagacataatacattccatacatatatggttctaacatgtatttctttatatttctttatagttcttcagcagtggaggacacgcattgaaatgtgttcccgacaaaatggcagtcatatagagcatattatataaataaaaatggtttatgtcaagaaacgtttatttttcctatgtatggagacttatgggacaccctgtattgcagttttcctgaattgaagcttctttgtgcgtcacaataagtgtccgtgtgaaacacaacagtggaaccaatatttaagAGCAGAGAAATgacggaaacaaagctttgagtcaggagaattgtggttgaatgattttttttggatcactttgaatcgattaatcggttgcagctctaatactgCTGCACAGCGCTTTCTCACTCTCTTACTCTcttgaatttcagtgaaaaaatgcaaaatgcagaagataattttatgaatggtgataaatcattaaggaaaggttagatgtagagaaaaaaacatcatgttATAGTGTTTTTACATGATATTCAACTTTTTAATAACTCCGTCCTGCTCTTATTTCATTTCTTTGGTTATGACTGCCCTCTATGGTTCtttgagtgaaaatgcacttcAGTACAAACTTATTTCACTGTTTGGTTACCACATGTCAGCAGAAATAAAGTGGATTTCCTTTTATTGTTGGAACAGATCATACGGTGTCACCAAGGGCATCTTAAAAACCTAACATAATGAGGCTCACTTTGTAAACAGATGTCACAGATAAAGCTGAGAGCCGTGTCCAGGACTAAACTGACAGGGGAATGAATGTCTTATCATGTGCCCAGTTCTCCTGTGGTGTCCATGTCCAGGTGTGTTTTGGAGTGCACCTCCTACCTGTCCCCTGGGATTCATATCTAACACTTCTTGGGACTTATGCTCCATTTTGTCGAAGGAAAGCAGTTTGCTGTTGTATCCCTGCAGGTTCTTCTCCTCCAGAGCTATCATGACCCTCCAGCAGGGAGGAGAGCCGGTGCCCCACAGCAGAGTCATGTCCTGGGCCATTGTTGTGGATTTtacaccagaccaaaccaaactcCTGGGCTAAATCGCTGTGTCAAATGGGTCCGTGTCTGCGCATGCGCTCTGATTAGATCTGCGCATCAAACAACGGGACCGCGCTTCTCCTCCACCAGTTAATAATGTGTCATTCAAGACGGGATGACAGCGCACACCGCCATCTAGTGTCTGGATGAGTACCCTGCAGCTAATAGTAACTGTAGGCAAAAGCCCTGTATATATGGAAGAACATTTAGGTCACGATGAGGGAAGAACACGCCATTAGtaaagttgaatgaatgaatgaatgaatgatttttttttttttaatttatagaattttttttaaccctttcatgcatagtggtcactacagtggacagttataggggttggacaaaataatggaaacaccttcacctcaagatgataatgccccaatccatacagctagaattgttaaagaatggcatgaggaacattctaatgaagttgagcatctcgtatggccggcacagtccccagacctcaacattattgagcatttatggtcagttttagagattcaagtaagacgccaatttccaccgccatcgtctctaaaagagttggagggtattctaactgaagaatggcttaaaattcctttggaaacaattcacaagttgtatgaatcaatacctcggagaattgaggctgtaattgccgcaaaaggcggacctacaccatattaaattatattttgttgattttttaaggcgtttccattattttgtccaacccctgtattctacagctgttcttttgtatattcattaattttgttgttttagttccatatcagccaacacagtggacacttatgcatcatcctatgcactgcaattcagaccattattgtacatttgctgttctttataaacctaatctgcagtgatatgtttaagtgtaaaaaaaattgcttgatattgttattagactgtaataacagctttttttttttttttaacaaaatggttGGGTTTTTTTGCGTTATTacctccatggagtgagtaataattagtattagagtatgttaaaatgtgacaaaacatcagattagcagcattaaatatgttttcagACAGTAATAtctgtacatacagggtggggaagcaaaatttacaatattttgaggcagggattgaaagacagtgtatgaccaattagtttattgaaagtcatgagaatttatttgccacaagaaaatttacataatagaaaatggttttattctatgtgtcctccttctttctcaataactgccttcacaacttgcgcaagtgttcctcaaatatttggatgacaacttctcccattcttctttaatagtatcttccagactttctcctaatagttttgctcatagtcattctcttctttccattataaacagtctttatggacactccaactatttttgaaatctcctttggtgtgacgagtgcattcagcaaatcacacactctttgacgtttgctttgctgattactcatatgggcaaaagtttctgaaaaggtaatggataatagtgttaggtatgattatgacatcaatatatgtttggtttcaaaacaattgacgtagtgcctgctgagaaaaaacaactaaatgttcattgtaaattttgcttccccaccctgtacatgtttctttgcttcaaaaattaaacacatggtgtccagctgagtggatatttttgcagctccaagaaaaataagttcatacttttttttccaattgcattgttttttttttaatgcctaaagaggaataaaaacattctggaaaaaaaatcttgattaaagttctcataattcatgcatgaaagggttaagaaagccataaaaatatttgacaataaaacatttaatttccaccactgcattgttttagataaatataaaagtCTTAATTTTaagaattttgtgaattttaaaaatgcgtgcctgatatttaaagtcttgcatggacttgcctctcctcccttgacagatttgatcaaatcctgctctgtcagtgggctggtcaccagggccacagctccaggagacTGAGGTGCCACGCAGGCACACTACtgttggacaaactacactttcagtcactggaactgaaaattggaacagtttaccactcaacataagacACTCACAGTCATATgcttccttcaaatcacaactgaaACATTGGCTGAAgaaaaaccaagcctgtgactatcagtagattgtcctcactgtgtgtttttatgatgttttgcctttttatcAACTGTCTGTCTTGTCatctgcctagggactacagatggaaattagcactgctgcgacaatctgacatatttacagctgcaattgttatagatgttcattaatatgcactgtccctaataaataaataaataaataaaataaatttaggaaaacaaaaaaaacacaatacaaccaccaacaaaagcaaatgcctgaagcaaaatattaacattagattcaattcaattcaattcaaaaaaAGCATTTACTTGTTCCCGGGGGGCAATTTAAAGGCACATATGAGCCCTATGATTACACACTTTTATGTAGCCAAACAAATCACAAGAAAATCTagtaaaaatttgtcaaaaataataACTCACAATCTCAAATATTTCTTAATGTTTACAAAGTAATGACTTAGTATCTCAAATAATGAGAACATTTCTGAAAATAGTGCATCACTATCTCAAAATACTGTGAAAGTTTCCTCAAGTAAAGCCTGAGCTTGTATCTAAAATCATGAAAGTGTTTGTCAAAATAATAACTCAGCATCTCAAAATCATGTGAAAAGTTCACAAAATAACAGATTTGTATGACataacattaaactgtcctcaaaTTATGAATTAGTTACAAAAGTAATGAGAGTATTTCTCATGATAATGGCGTTTTCTcaaacattttgaaacatttaCAAAGTTATTTCAAAATGAGgagaaactttcagaaagtactAGATTGCTGTCTCAAAATACTATGGCTTAGTGtctaaaaaataacatgaaaataatgaCATGCTATCTAAAAATAATAAAGATTATTTTCAATATCTTCACGGTGAATTATTCCTAAAATGATGATCATCAACTCAAAATAATGAGAAGCTTTTCACAATGATGGGTTATATCTTAGAATACTGCGAACCATTCTTCAAAAATTAGTTACTAACTGAAAATAATATGACGCATTTCCAAAATAATGGATTAATATCTGAGAGCTAATGAGTTAATGTTTAACATCACTGAGATActgattatatttttttttatatattttgagaAGGATCTGTTTTTCTGTAGGAAATAAGCATCAATAAATATAGAGTCTTTATGGAaaatgatattttatttattactgtttAACAAACCAATATAATAAAGTGGTGTAGGAGATACAAAGTGGTCTGTGTGTTTCAGAGGTCCTTCAGGTTGTCAAAACCCTGTGCACTGGGCAGCCACTGTGGCGGCCAACTGGACTTAATGCTGGCTCTGTCCTTCAGAAACCTGTAGTATTTGGCCAGGTTTGGGTAACGTCCAACagataacctgaagaaaaaaaaacatagtcatgaaaaaaacaaacaaatcagtgGATTAAAAACTGCAGGCAGAGCAGTTACGGTACGTACCCAAAACGAAAAGCAAAAGCAATGTTTGGAAAAACAAtcacatcagccaatgagaaggcTCCAGCCAGGTATGAACCTGCAGACACCTGAGGAAGAGCAGGGTATCGTCAGcatagactgtgtgtgtgtgtgtgttttttttgttgttgttgttgtagatcATCCGTTACCTTCTGCAGGTAACTCTCCCAGAGTTTGAGCTCAGTGGCCAGAGCTTCTTTGTTTCTGTTCACAGCTGAGTTGTGTCTCTCACCTTCAGGGACAAACCATTCGTAGTAGATAACAGCATCTAAGACCAAAATAAAGCAGAAACATCAACGTCTTGAACTTTACTTCAGTTTTTCCACTTTCTGTTTCCTTATGCTTTGACTCCCCTGCATTTTAAAGGCAAATGTTTCATTTTCTTCTCCACTGTGTCATCTGACACTAATACTTACTTTACATTTTATCATTTCCTTTCTGTCAAACGTTCCTTTATGGGTCGAGGAAAACCAACCTCTTGTGACCTCATTTAattgaatgtatttatgtattttatttatctagtaattaattattttattacattgtaTTCTGCTGATGACggtttcattattttacattatattgcattttataatcatttttaattattctacattttattttattttttaaacatcatGAGAtccagaaaagtacaagttttggctttttttatttaaataattgcctatattggaaacatcatgaagcaacagtttgtttgttttttcagatttttgaaataactatggaatgtcctttgtggtggactttCTTTTtgttataaagctgtgaaattcttgttcacaaacatggacagaaaacccatagctgggtcccAGGAGGTTATATATTatcttatttttatgtatttgccATTATAATTTATTGTATCTTTATCTATTACATTTTCTGTCCCACCAGTAACCTGTTGTCacttatatggacaaaaacaacGGTGCCAAATCACACCTACAGTTTGTAGGAGTTCATATTCCTGTTTGTTTGAAATATAATTATGACAAAAATGTTTGttactaattatcatgataaatgttaaATCAATATTTGAAGTTTAAAGACAGAGTTGAACGAACTGGATGGTTACTTTAGGTTTAAAATTATTAATTATTGTCAGAATGTGAcagatatttcagaaatctagaattacaataattgcaatgataaaaaaaaaaatgacatggagtaaaatgaagtaaaaacctcctttgcagaggataaaatcagccctaaagatggaataaaaacacaatatttattgcataataaaattatattatgacatttcttATTATCATTTTGTTGCTGAGCCCTGTCAGTAATGAGTTCAATGTGTCCCATTATTTTGTCtgcatacactgttgcccatgaaattataataaaatatgttttaccTCTTCTCAAGAAATGGTtatgaaaatgtgatttattcttaatagatgaAGTGtaatgggactcagtatgtaatcattgtgtatgcatgtgtataaataagaataaaaagaggaatttgtctgaaaacacaattattccaCATTAATGGGCAGCAGTGTAGTTTATGAACTGCACACAAATGAAGTGAAATTGAACAATTGATTGGATTTTTCCTGCATAACTTTTTACAGTGTTGGTATTGTATAGTACTTATGTGACTATCCAAACAGAGGGAGGtgaaaaatgtttgtgtttgtcgtACTGAGTTTATCCGTGAGCGTCAGACCCTCCATCATGCGTTGGTACATCAGTGCCCGCTCTGCTGGACTGTCAGGAATCAGCTTGGTGCCCTGGGACTTGAACTCATTCTATTACAGCAGAAGAAAATATAGAGAACATAACGATGACACCAAGTTGGCACCGTCCTCATAAAGTATCATTTACTTCCGATTACCTGAGGCCCTTGTGTGGTGTTTTTGTCTGtgtgacacatttgcaaatgtacctTTTTCAGCTTTAAACACAGTCGCTAATTTTCTTTAAagaacatgataaaaaaaaaaaaaaaaatcatgttttgtgGTACACTATGACATTAGCGGATCTCTGAGACGTAGCTAAAAATAGATAAACACGGGAACAGAGTCAGTATTTTCACAAATCAATtgatatatgaataaaaatacaggaaaatacatagaTTACTGATGTGTTAATTGTCACCCAGCTCAGAAAATTTACAGAACAGACATAATCTGTGTAGTGGCGCATATTATTGTTACTTTACTACATGTATTGTCTTCATTGATTTCTTTCACAAATATTACATCTTCCCACGGTCATAAATGTTGTCTAATAGCTTGAACATCTTCTCAGTGTTTCATATACTCTGACAGACA
This DNA window, taken from Sphaeramia orbicularis chromosome 11, fSphaOr1.1, whole genome shotgun sequence, encodes the following:
- the LOC115428658 gene encoding glutathione S-transferase A-like, whose amino-acid sequence is MAKSMNLLWGSGSPPCWRVMITLEEKKLQGYKHKLLSFEKGEHKSQEVLEINPRGQLPAFRHGDNIVNESAATCLYLENEFKSQGTKLIPDSPAERALMYQRMMEGLTLTDKLNAVIYYEWFVPEGERHNSAVNRNKEALATELKLWESYLQKVSAGSYLAGAFSLADVIVFPNIAFAFRFGLSVGRYPNLAKYYRFLKDRASIKSSWPPQWLPSAQGFDNLKDL